From Xiphophorus hellerii strain 12219 chromosome 9, Xiphophorus_hellerii-4.1, whole genome shotgun sequence, a single genomic window includes:
- the LOC116725705 gene encoding mitochondrial coenzyme A transporter SLC25A42-like, whose translation MAHRVHEHRQGRMPGAQTTVLTLPPSSQAKDLRPRLTPLDSLLCGAFAGAVAKTVIAPLDRTKIIFQVSSKRFSAKEAFRVIYCTYMKDGFLSLWRGNSATMVRVMPYAAIQFCSHEQYKKLLGGYYGFQGKALPPFPRLLAGSLAGTTAAMLTYPLDMVRARMAVTAKEMYSNIMHVFVRISQEEGVKTLYKGFTPTILGVIPYAGITFFTYETLKKLHADKTKRSHPYPYERLAFGACAGLIGQSASYPLDVVRRRMQTAGVIGSSYTTILGTMREIVKQEGIRRGLYKGLSMNWVKGPIAVGISFTTFDVTHNLLLKLHQMDYSIH comes from the exons ATGGCCCACCGTGTGCACGAGCACCGCCAGGGCCGCATGCCTGGGGCCCAAACTACTGTGCTGACCCTCCCGCCGTCCAGCCAAGCAAAG GACCTAAGACCCAGATTGACCCCTCTGGACTCTCTGCTGTGTGGTGCATTTGCTGGAGCTGTGGCCAAAACCGTCATTGCACCTCTGGACCGCACCAAGATCATTTTTCAAG tgtctTCAAAGAGATTCTCGGCAAAG GAGGCCTTCAGGGTGATCTACTGCACGTACATGAAGGATGGATTCCTCAGTCTGTGGAGGGGGAACTCTGCCACCATGGTGCGGGTCATGCCCTACGCTGCCATCCAGTTTTGTTCACACGAGCAATACAAGAAACTCCTGGGGGGCTACTATGGCTTCCAGGGCAA agCGCTGCCTCCTTTCCCACGGCTACTGGCGGGCTCTCTGGCCGGTACGACCGCCGCCATGCTAACTTACCCCTTGGACATGGTCCGAGCCAGGATGGCTGTCACCGCTAAAGAAAT GTACAGTAACATCATGCATGTCTTTGTACGCATCTCCCAAGAAGAAGGTGTAAAGACACTGTATAAAGGTTTCACTCCTACCATCTTGGGCGTTATCCCATATGCAGGGATCACATTTTTTACCTACGAGACCCTCAAAAAGCTCCACGCAG ATAAGACGAAGCGATCGCATCCTTACCCTTACGAGCGCTTGGCATTTGGAGCCTGCGCGGGCCTGATTGGACAGTCGGCTTCGTACCCTCTGGATGTGGTGCGCCGGCGCATGCAGACAGCCGGCGTGATCGGCTCCTCCTACACTACCATCCTGGGGACCATGCGCGAGATCGTGAAGCAGGAAGGCATCAGGCGTGGACTGTACAAAGGCCTGAGCATGAACTGGGTGAAAGGACCCATCGCAGTGGGAATTAGCTTCACCACATTTGACGTTACGCACAACCTGTTGCTGAAGCTGCACCAGATGGACTACTCCATCCACTGA